A window of Xanthocytophaga agilis contains these coding sequences:
- a CDS encoding phosphoribosyltransferase family protein, whose amino-acid sequence MSDVAGKTVIVVDDGAATGNTLLETVQLLMKEKPGRIVIALPISSRSAMEQLAIQAAEVVCLLTPREFRGVGAFYASFEQITDQQVLEYLHRLDSEKALGSKLKAAS is encoded by the coding sequence ATGAGCGATGTTGCTGGAAAAACAGTCATTGTGGTAGATGATGGCGCAGCTACGGGTAATACACTACTGGAAACGGTTCAGCTATTGATGAAAGAAAAACCCGGACGTATTGTGATTGCTCTGCCGATTTCTTCCCGAAGTGCAATGGAGCAATTAGCTATACAGGCTGCTGAAGTAGTATGTTTGCTCACACCCCGGGAATTTCGGGGTGTAGGAGCCTTTTATGCTAGCTTCGAACAAATAACCGATCAACAGGTGCTTGAATACCTACATCGTTTGGATTCAGAAAAGGCCCTGGGCAGCAAGTTGAAAGCAGCAAGTTGA
- a CDS encoding phosphoribosyltransferase family protein, translating into MNFFLDRQEAGMQLAEKLSKYQNQDCIVLAVPRGGVVVAYEVAKKLHFPMDVILAKKI; encoded by the coding sequence ATGAACTTTTTTTTAGATAGACAGGAAGCAGGCATGCAACTGGCAGAGAAGCTAAGTAAGTACCAAAATCAGGATTGTATTGTGCTGGCTGTTCCACGAGGTGGAGTCGTAGTTGCCTATGAGGTAGCGAAAAAGCTGCATTTCCCTATGGATGTGATTCTTGCCAAAAAGATTTGA
- a CDS encoding response regulator → MQTILIIEDRLEIRENAAEILQLSSYHVLQAGNGKEGVELARKSKPDLILCDVLMPELDGYGVLHLLQRDPETAAIPFVFLTGKAEKNDLQKAMGLGADGYLIKPFDDISLLELVEIRLRKSAFLKQKFENRVEGIEPFLKTLDRVHEIKEFVTDEKKIIHIRKKHLIFTEGDYPTAAYFLSKGKVKAFKTNAEGREYITAIYKEGDFFGYTEIIENCHYTESTSALEAVEMYAIQRQDFYALLYSNNEVSHKFIRILAGDILEREERLLQLAYNSVRKRVADALLFMAERVHASVDCPDEEISTKQMHISREDLANLAGASKETVIRTLSDFKQERLIDITAKGEICFLQPDKLKTLRN, encoded by the coding sequence ATGCAAACCATTCTAATTATTGAAGACCGACTTGAAATAAGGGAAAATGCAGCAGAAATTCTGCAATTATCTTCTTATCATGTTTTGCAGGCTGGTAATGGAAAAGAAGGAGTTGAACTGGCACGCAAAAGCAAGCCTGACCTGATTCTTTGTGATGTATTGATGCCTGAACTGGATGGATATGGTGTTTTACATTTATTGCAACGCGATCCGGAAACTGCTGCAATACCCTTCGTTTTCCTTACAGGCAAAGCAGAGAAGAATGATTTGCAGAAAGCGATGGGACTAGGTGCAGATGGCTATCTGATCAAACCCTTTGACGATATCTCCCTGCTGGAACTGGTTGAGATACGGCTTCGGAAATCCGCCTTTTTAAAGCAAAAATTTGAAAACCGTGTTGAGGGAATAGAGCCTTTTTTAAAGACGCTTGACAGAGTTCACGAAATCAAAGAGTTTGTAACAGATGAAAAAAAGATCATCCATATTCGAAAAAAACACCTCATTTTTACTGAAGGAGATTATCCTACAGCAGCATATTTCCTCAGTAAAGGAAAAGTAAAAGCATTTAAGACCAATGCAGAAGGCAGAGAGTATATTACAGCGATTTATAAAGAAGGAGATTTTTTCGGGTATACCGAGATTATTGAGAACTGTCATTACACAGAGTCTACCTCTGCTCTTGAAGCAGTGGAAATGTATGCCATTCAACGCCAGGATTTTTATGCGTTGCTATATTCAAATAATGAGGTTTCCCATAAATTTATTCGAATTCTGGCAGGTGATATCCTCGAACGGGAGGAACGTTTATTGCAACTGGCCTATAATTCGGTACGCAAACGGGTAGCAGATGCCTTGCTCTTTATGGCAGAAAGAGTTCATGCCAGTGTAGATTGTCCTGATGAAGAAATCTCTACTAAACAGATGCACATTTCCCGGGAAGATCTGGCTAATCTGGCCGGAGCATCAAAGGAGACTGTGATCCGTACACTATCTGATTTTAAGCAGGAACGATTGATTGATATTACAGCTAAAGGTGAGATCTGCTTTCTCCAACCCGATAAACTCAAAACACTCCGCAATTAA
- a CDS encoding glucose 1-dehydrogenase: MDSYFKNKVVIITGGSFGIGQATAMAFARLGATITIADLQENSQTMDAIKAMGGQVLFSPCDVSQSKDVKAMVYQTMDKFGRLDFAFNNAGIEGKTQTIADSSEDDSSEENFDKTTAINLKGIWLCMKYQLPHMINAGKGAIVNCSSVAGKIGFPGAAAYVASKHGVLGLTKTAALENAQRGIRINAVCPGVIKTPMIDRVTGKNKEAEHQYESLEPMNRMGLPQEIAQAVVWLCSEEASFVTGHAMDVDGGWLAG, from the coding sequence ATGGATTCGTATTTTAAAAACAAAGTTGTGATTATCACTGGTGGCAGTTTCGGCATTGGTCAGGCAACGGCAATGGCCTTTGCCCGCCTTGGGGCAACTATCACGATTGCCGATCTGCAGGAAAACTCTCAAACAATGGATGCCATCAAAGCTATGGGAGGACAGGTACTGTTTAGTCCCTGTGATGTGAGCCAAAGTAAAGATGTAAAGGCAATGGTCTATCAGACAATGGATAAATTTGGGAGGTTGGATTTTGCTTTTAATAATGCAGGTATTGAAGGAAAGACACAAACAATAGCGGATAGCTCAGAAGACGATAGCTCAGAAGAAAACTTTGATAAAACAACAGCCATCAATCTAAAGGGAATATGGCTTTGCATGAAATACCAGCTTCCCCACATGATCAACGCAGGCAAGGGGGCTATTGTCAACTGCTCCTCAGTGGCAGGGAAAATCGGATTTCCAGGCGCGGCTGCCTATGTGGCTTCCAAACATGGTGTTTTGGGCCTTACCAAAACCGCAGCCCTGGAAAACGCTCAAAGAGGTATTCGTATCAATGCAGTCTGTCCGGGTGTAATTAAAACGCCAATGATAGACCGCGTGACAGGGAAAAACAAAGAAGCAGAACATCAGTACGAAAGCCTGGAACCAATGAACCGGATGGGTCTACCTCAGGAGATAGCTCAAGCAGTTGTATGGCTGTGTTCTGAAGAAGCTTCCTTTGTTACTGGTCATGCTATGGATGTAGATGGAGGCTGGCTAGCCGGCTGA